Below is a window of Musa acuminata AAA Group cultivar baxijiao chromosome BXJ3-11, Cavendish_Baxijiao_AAA, whole genome shotgun sequence DNA.
AGTCGCGGCAGTAGAAGGCGGGGTCCTTACCGGGCCAGCGCCAGACGGGGACGAAGAATAACTTGAGGACCTTCTCGTACTCGACGAGGTCGGCCGTGGATCCGCAGCGGAGGCACCGCCCCGCTCCTTCCTTCAGCGCCTGCCCCACCTGCTGCTCGACTCccccgacgaagaagaagaacatcCTCCCTTCGATTCTTCTACAGACGACTCGATCGATGGATGGATGGATTCTCGAAtgtataaagagagagagagagagagagagagagaggggaagaagTCTGCAGTGtattctggagttctctttgtttTCTTATTGTTGTTAATTGGTACCCTTTTGGCACATCAATTAGACACAAATTTTCACcttatgtatttatttttttaaaaaaataaatctgaCAGAaattgtctatatatatatataaattctatAATATATAATCTCAGTAGAAACCATATATATttgtaatatataatatatttaattttaaagtgTTAATCATGCAATAGAGATATTGgaagatttaatatttttaatttagataataatattatttcataGATAATTCAATTTATTGATAGCAATAACCTCTATTTTTCATACTCATTGTGCATATACTTTCACTATAATGAAATGGTTGTAAGCCTTTCACCATATCAGTTCATTGAGTGCTTCAACCTGCTCATATATTGATATGTAACATATTTTGCCATATAATTTCTTGCAATATTACTTTTTTTGGGGACTACCAAATTTTCATTAACAAATGTCATGGCTAGAAGTTTGTAACAGGACTGAACACCATGCATGCTACACCTCACAATCAACAGATACAAGATCAGAAAAAGAAAGAACTCAACACAGATTTTGGAATTATCAGTTCAGATACCAGTATAAACAGTGTACAGATAACACCACAAAATTACTGGGTTCTTCCAACTACAGTATGATTTATACTATGACTTACAAAACCCAGTTTATGCAAATTAAAATGATATAATCACAAAGAAGGACAAAAACTTAGATGACTCCGTAGGTGCAACTCAAACTAAATCACTGCCGAAAAGATCGGGTTGTCCGGTTTGGACGGGCAGATGAGCCAGAACCAAGTGGGGGGAAATCATCCCGATGTATCTTGAAGGGGCTATCTATTGTCGACTTGATTGGATTTGAATGCATACGATGGACATCTGGGTTTTGATTAGTCTGATGTTTATGGATTTCTAAATTATGTGCTGCTGGAATCGATGAACTTTGACCTTGGTTCTGCTCCACTGGAACCGCTTTAGGTGGGTACCAAAGCGGTTGAAGATTCTGCAAATCTGGGTCTGTGGAGAACTTATATGGGAGCTTACTATCATCCATTTTCCTGAATGTAATAGAAATCCTGCAAGACAATATTATTACAAGGGGTCAAGACCTTAAAAAATATAGCATTTAGTCAGTTCAAGTTATTAGGACATTTGATAATCTAACTTTACCTTTTAGAGGGAACAGCTGGTACACAATGTTTCGCAACATCAGCAGCATTTCCATTTAAAATTAACACAGACCTGCAAAGATGCCCACTTGTTACTTATGTTGATGAAAtttgataataaaataataataaaaccaaCAAGAGATTAACataactcaatttttttttaaaattttttttagtaGAATATGCTAGATTCCATAAAGAACAATTTGCAGTGGTATACATAAAGAACAATTTGAGAAATTAATATCATTTTGGTATACATACCCAACAGGAAGAGGAATCGCAGACGAACCAGAGAATTCTCCTGGTCCAAGTACCTTGAGCTCTGTTCCAAATAATATTCCACATTCTGATAGGAAAGAAACTGTGCAAAATGGTCTGACAAAATCATGGTGATCAATGTGAGGAGGGATGCAGTCATCCTCGTCATATATGTTGACGATGCAACTGTTGGGTATGCATGTAGGCGGAAGAACATGCCACGCCaccattcttttgatcatcaatttCAGTAGAGGAGGAATGGGATCAACTTCCTCATCTCGTATTATACCTGGAGGGTTCCCATGCTTGTCCTACAAATTAAAATTAATGATTATcattacaagaaaagaaaaaaagtttaACCATAAGTTATAATGAGCGATATGTATTTACCACTGCATAGTTATAGCAGCAGCCAAACTGAATCGTCACACGACCTTTCCCACGCATCCATTTCCTCGGCTCCGAATAGGTTCGTTCTGAACAAAAAATATTTGTAACAATATGATAAGCATGCACAAGTTACCCTACAATACAATTCGCTGAAACAAGAACAAAGTAGATAATCATACAATACAAAACATTATGCAATAGAAAACCTTGAAGGTATAGTATTAAAATTGACAGAATTAGTACACAGTAACTCATGTACTCATATCAGAAGAGCGTAAAACTTATCCTGTAATTAACTAATCATGCAATACAAAACATCATCTAAGACACTCTGTTCCATCATAATGTATTTGTACTTAAAGTTGCATGCTTTACAAAATTTTGATGTACAGTATCAAAATTGACAGTAAATAACTAAGTTGTAATACACTCTGTTCCATcctgcaattaactaagttgtatcAAAATTGACAGAATTAGTACACAGTAACTCATGTACTTGATATCGAAAAACATAAAACCTATCCTGTAATCAAATGATTAACCGTCGATAGTGCCTATTACAATATTAATAGAAGACACCAATGTTCTTTAAATAATATTTGACCAAATTTTGgtttccatcatcaagtggtcggTAAAACTTTGATGCAAACTTCTTCTATGAATGTTAATACTTTCAAATCTGCACCAACATGCTATCATGCAATCAGATACTTTGCAAATTAAATCCacagtaaaaagaagaaaaaaaatcaaaatttaaaggAATAACAATAGAAATTATTTGTACCTCTAAGCATCCCCTTCCTTCCTTTCTCCTGGAAATCATAGATGCAATCGACGATCCGTCGCTGCTCAACCGCACTGAACACTCCGGTATGAAGCTCAAGCCCCTCCAGCACATTGATCCACCTGCCATTCACCTTCTCCATGTGCTTGAAGTCTTTCTTCCTCTTCACCAAGGATAAC
It encodes the following:
- the LOC135652445 gene encoding RNA demethylase ALKBH9B-like, whose product is MSGGNSSVSGDHLSGTFNRLGVGRSPAWRGQQARRQIRSVPEGGCGTADKSPGEVGCEEKGKSSKQGATLPREQRESIRLSLVKRKKDFKHMEKVNGRWINVLEGLELHTGVFSAVEQRRIVDCIYDFQEKGRKGMLRERTYSEPRKWMRGKGRVTIQFGCCYNYAVDKHGNPPGIIRDEEVDPIPPLLKLMIKRMVAWHVLPPTCIPNSCIVNIYDEDDCIPPHIDHHDFVRPFCTVSFLSECGILFGTELKVLGPGEFSGSSAIPLPVGSVLILNGNAADVAKHCVPAVPSKRISITFRKMDDSKLPYKFSTDPDLQNLQPLWYPPKAVPVEQNQGQSSSIPAAHNLEIHKHQTNQNPDVHRMHSNPIKSTIDSPFKIHRDDFPPLGSGSSARPNRTTRSFRQ
- the LOC103971821 gene encoding uncharacterized protein LOC103971821; this translates as MFFFFVGGVEQQVGQALKEGAGRCLRCGSTADLVEYEKVLKLFFVPVWRWPGKDPAFYCRDCSFLSPHSLPLHDDDRAATGRSGLFEALRCDSCSHVVDPQFRFCPFCGSAL